The proteins below are encoded in one region of Paracoccus sp. N5:
- the bioD gene encoding dethiobiotin synthase, whose product MTAFVVTGTDTGIGKTVFAAALTARLQASYWKPVQSGLEGETDSETVARLSGCPVLPEAWRLALPASPHLSAAAEGVTIDEAALTLPPARPLVIEGAGGLMVPLNDRASFLDVFARWQLPVILCARTALGTINHSLLSIAALRAAGVPLHGVAFIGPEAPAVESTICRMGETRRLGRLPLLQKLAPGSLRTAFDACFPLDRFS is encoded by the coding sequence ATGACGGCCTTCGTCGTGACCGGGACCGATACCGGCATCGGCAAGACGGTGTTTGCCGCCGCCCTGACCGCCCGCCTGCAGGCAAGCTACTGGAAGCCGGTGCAGTCGGGGCTGGAGGGCGAGACCGACAGCGAAACCGTCGCCCGCCTGTCCGGCTGCCCGGTTCTGCCCGAAGCCTGGCGGCTGGCGCTGCCCGCCTCTCCGCATCTCTCCGCCGCGGCCGAGGGCGTGACCATCGACGAGGCCGCCCTGACCCTGCCGCCCGCCCGGCCGCTGGTGATCGAGGGCGCGGGCGGGCTGATGGTGCCTCTGAACGACCGCGCCAGCTTCCTTGACGTCTTCGCCCGCTGGCAGCTGCCGGTGATCCTTTGCGCCCGCACCGCGCTCGGAACGATCAACCACAGCCTGCTTTCCATCGCCGCGCTGCGCGCCGCCGGGGTGCCGCTGCATGGCGTGGCCTTCATCGGCCCCGAGGCGCCCGCGGTGGAATCGACCATCTGCCGCATGGGCGAAACCCGCCGGCTTGGCCGGCTGCCCCTGCTGCAAAAGCTGGCCCCCGGCAGCCTGCGCACCGCCTTCGACGCCTGCTTCCCCTTGGACCGCTTTTCATGA
- a CDS encoding GntR family transcriptional regulator, protein MTRSPDPTLADRVFAALSRQIEAGELAPGQRLRQDEIAAAFGASHVPVREAFRRLEAEGLVESLPRRGVRVALADRAALAEAIEMRAALEALALRHAAEAYPPGHLAVLAEADHACSRAATPAEWEAANQSFHSLLLQGCPMPRLMQTIERLQLSASRMARQLGAGHPAGLPREDRDHRAMLSALQGRDIDLAAQILSRHIRRGLRLNYR, encoded by the coding sequence ATGACCCGCTCGCCCGACCCCACCCTTGCCGACCGCGTCTTTGCCGCCCTGTCCCGCCAGATCGAGGCGGGCGAACTGGCCCCCGGCCAACGGCTGCGCCAGGACGAGATCGCCGCCGCATTCGGCGCCAGCCACGTCCCCGTGCGCGAGGCGTTCCGGCGGCTCGAGGCCGAGGGGCTGGTGGAATCGCTGCCGCGCCGGGGCGTGCGGGTGGCCCTGGCCGACCGCGCCGCCCTGGCCGAAGCCATCGAGATGCGCGCCGCGCTGGAGGCACTGGCCCTGCGTCACGCCGCCGAGGCCTATCCGCCCGGCCACCTGGCGGTGCTTGCCGAGGCCGATCATGCCTGCTCGCGGGCCGCCACCCCGGCCGAATGGGAGGCGGCGAACCAGAGCTTTCACAGCCTCCTGTTGCAGGGCTGCCCGATGCCGCGCCTGATGCAGACCATCGAGCGGCTGCAGCTTTCGGCCAGCCGCATGGCCCGGCAACTGGGCGCCGGGCATCCGGCGGGCCTGCCGCGCGAGGACCGCGACCACCGCGCCATGCTCTCGGCCCTGCAAGGGCGCGACATCGACCTGGCCGCGCAGATCCTGTCCCGCCACATCCGGCGAGGCCTTAGGCTGAATTATAGATAA
- the bioB gene encoding biotin synthase BioB, with amino-acid sequence MPRTALRTDWTRAEAEAIYHQPFMDLLFQAQSVHRANFDPNQVQMSRLLSVKTGGCAEDCSYCSQSARNGSTLPASKLMEIERVLSEARKAKAAGATRYCMGAAWREPKDRDMAAIEAMVRGVRALGMETCMTLGMLSDTQVLRLKDAGLDYYNHNIDTSEAFYPQVITTRSFADRLDTLARVREAGIKVCSGGILGMGETAGDRIDMLLALATLPEHPQSVPINMLIPMADTPLAEAAPVDPFDFVRVVALGRILMPASYMRLSAGRTGMSDEMQALCFLAGANSLFMGDTLLTAANPAEDRDRRLFDRLGLRPEAPARDGAEA; translated from the coding sequence CTGCCGCGCACCGCCCTGCGGACCGACTGGACCCGCGCCGAAGCCGAGGCGATCTATCACCAGCCCTTCATGGACCTGCTGTTTCAGGCGCAGAGCGTGCATCGCGCCAATTTCGACCCCAACCAGGTGCAGATGAGCCGCCTTCTGTCGGTCAAGACCGGCGGCTGTGCCGAGGATTGCAGCTATTGCAGCCAGTCGGCGCGCAATGGCTCGACCTTGCCGGCCTCGAAGCTGATGGAGATCGAGCGGGTCCTGTCCGAGGCGCGCAAGGCCAAGGCAGCGGGCGCCACCCGCTATTGCATGGGCGCCGCCTGGCGCGAGCCGAAGGACCGCGACATGGCGGCCATCGAGGCCATGGTGCGCGGGGTGCGCGCGCTGGGAATGGAAACCTGCATGACGCTGGGCATGCTGTCCGACACCCAGGTCTTGCGGCTGAAGGATGCGGGCCTGGATTACTATAACCACAACATCGACACATCCGAGGCGTTCTATCCGCAGGTCATCACCACCCGCAGCTTCGCCGACCGCCTGGACACCCTGGCCCGCGTGCGCGAGGCCGGGATCAAGGTCTGCTCCGGCGGCATCTTGGGCATGGGGGAAACCGCGGGCGACCGCATCGACATGCTGCTGGCGCTGGCCACGCTGCCCGAACACCCGCAAAGCGTGCCGATCAACATGCTGATCCCGATGGCCGATACGCCGCTGGCCGAGGCGGCTCCGGTCGATCCCTTCGATTTCGTGCGCGTGGTGGCCTTGGGCCGCATCCTGATGCCGGCCAGTTACATGCGCCTGTCGGCCGGCCGCACGGGCATGAGCGACGAGATGCAGGCGCTGTGCTTCCTGGCCGGTGCGAATTCGCTGTTCATGGGCGATACGCTGCTGACCGCCGCCAACCCCGCCGAGGACCGCGACCGCCGGCTGTTCGACAGGCTGGGCCTGCGCCCCGAGGCCCCGGCCCGGGACGGCGCCGAAGCATGA
- a CDS encoding glycosyltransferase, which produces MPGLHHPPDARGYRDHRRRRRSGDSTPQIIRDFAARDARIRPILLPTNSIGGVATAANAGMEVATGDFIGFADGDDRYAPEMFEKLWRAAPNPMPTWR; this is translated from the coding sequence ATGCCTGGGCTGCATCACCCGCCAGACGCTCGAGGATATCGAGATCATCGTCGTCGACGACGGTCCGGCGACTCGACCCCGCAGATCATCCGCGACTTTGCCGCCCGCGATGCCCGCATCCGCCCGATCCTGCTGCCGACCAACAGCATCGGCGGCGTCGCCACGGCGGCCAATGCCGGCATGGAGGTGGCGACCGGCGACTTCATCGGCTTTGCCGATGGCGACGACCGCTATGCCCCCGAGATGTTCGAGAAGCTGTGGCGCGCCGCACCGAATCCGATGCCGACCTGGCGATGA
- a CDS encoding 8-amino-7-oxononanoate synthase, with the protein MSPLDGQRGLLEALVQRRRARALQPVSGVDFASNDYLGLAGSDLLRDLARDALDRGHAPGAGAARLLRGNHAAFAALETAAAQHFGSGGALYFGSGYGANLAIFSSLPAARDLVLHDALIHASALDGMRLGAAETRSFPHNDPGAARDALRRWRAEGRRGQVWLAVESLYSMDGDFAPVRALADLAAEEGAFLIVDEAHATGIWGPQGRGLAAPWAGRENVITLHTCGKALGVQGALVCADPVLIATLVNRARSFIYSTAPSPLLAEVLRGALAHLAADSTRRDALLARVARAGDLARGIGLVPSGSQIQPVILPGDARCLAAAARLQALGFDIRAIRAPTVPKGAERLRLSLTLNPEDPALAAVFAALHEVIR; encoded by the coding sequence ATGAGCCCGCTCGACGGCCAGCGCGGGCTGCTGGAAGCCTTGGTGCAACGCCGGCGGGCGCGGGCGTTGCAGCCGGTTTCGGGCGTGGATTTCGCCTCGAACGACTATCTGGGGCTGGCGGGGTCCGACCTGCTGCGCGATCTGGCGCGCGATGCGCTGGACCGCGGCCATGCCCCCGGCGCCGGCGCGGCGCGGCTGCTGCGCGGCAATCATGCGGCATTCGCGGCGCTGGAAACGGCGGCGGCGCAGCATTTCGGCAGCGGCGGCGCGCTCTATTTCGGGTCCGGCTATGGCGCCAACCTAGCGATCTTTTCCAGCCTGCCCGCCGCGCGCGACCTGGTGCTGCACGATGCCCTGATCCATGCCAGTGCGCTGGACGGGATGCGGCTGGGGGCGGCCGAAACCCGTAGCTTTCCCCATAACGACCCGGGCGCCGCGCGCGACGCCCTGCGGCGCTGGCGGGCCGAAGGGCGGCGCGGGCAAGTCTGGCTGGCGGTCGAAAGCCTTTACTCGATGGACGGCGATTTTGCCCCGGTCCGGGCGCTGGCCGATCTGGCCGCCGAGGAGGGTGCCTTCCTGATCGTGGACGAGGCCCATGCGACGGGGATCTGGGGACCGCAGGGCAGGGGCCTTGCCGCACCCTGGGCGGGGCGGGAAAACGTCATCACGCTGCACACCTGCGGCAAGGCCCTGGGCGTGCAGGGCGCGCTGGTCTGCGCCGATCCGGTGCTGATCGCCACGCTGGTCAACCGCGCCCGCAGCTTCATCTATTCCACCGCGCCCTCGCCGCTGCTGGCCGAGGTCCTGCGCGGTGCCCTTGCCCATCTGGCCGCCGATTCCACCCGCCGCGATGCCCTGCTGGCCCGGGTGGCGCGGGCGGGCGACCTGGCGCGCGGTATCGGCCTGGTGCCCTCGGGCAGCCAGATCCAGCCGGTCATCCTGCCCGGCGACGCCCGCTGCCTTGCCGCCGCCGCGCGGTTGCAGGCGCTGGGTTTCGACATCCGCGCCATCCGCGCGCCCACCGTCCCCAAGGGGGCCGAGCGGCTGCGCCTGTCGCTGACCCTGAACCCCGAGGATCCGGCGCTGGCCGCCGTCTTTGCCGCGCTGCACGAGGTGATCCGATGA